The following are encoded together in the Pygocentrus nattereri isolate fPygNat1 chromosome 3, fPygNat1.pri, whole genome shotgun sequence genome:
- the LOC119263057 gene encoding uncharacterized protein LOC119263057 isoform X2, translated as MSTSLTSPKWSVLTILIFHLCSAKLQLQPKPGPVSTPDPDSELIPYKPNSAPCKPSSNSDMNERFNKHHLAPLSSYGTDRKLWTKYIKRIKVCNNKSGIKSFLDKSEAKQVENVCSPSGGKLFEKGKNLCISNQAFSFIEVRWDNNCNVWEVSSVTQHIILACDKIKNKCLPVHFEKNPQNRRPNANFPNCGTSE; from the exons ATGAGTACCAGCCTG ACGTCCCCAAAATGGTCAGTACTCACCATTCTCATATTCCACCTGTGTTCGGCCAAACTACAGCTGCAACCCAAACCTGGACCTGTCTCTACACCAGACCCAGACTCCGAGCTTATTCCCTACAAACCCAACTCCGCACCCTGCAAGCCTTCCTCCAACAGTGACATGAACGAGAGGTTCAACAAGCACCATTTGGCCCCACTAAGCTCCTATGGAACCGACCGTAAACTGTGGACTAAATACATTAAACGTATTAAAGTCTGCAATAACAAAAGTGGCATAAAGAGCTTTCTGGACAAGAGTGAGGCAAAGCAAGTGGAAAATGTTTGTTCACCTTCAGGGGgcaaattatttgaaaaaggCAAGAACCTGTGCATCAGCAACCAGGCTTTTAGTTTCATTGAGGTGCGTTGGGACAACAACTGCAATGTTTGGGAAGTTAGCAGTGTGACCCAGCACATCATTCTTGCCTGCGAcaagattaaaaataaatgcctCCCAGTTCATTTTGAAAAGAACCCTCAGAACCGGCGGCCCAATGCGAATTTCCCGAACTGTGGCACCTCTGAGTAG
- the LOC108437452 gene encoding uncharacterized protein LOC108437452 isoform X2: MGTERLSVQRGKDSTVHVEVTLVFKLRSSPKFLLVERKPQGDPAETTESCCLSRCTGKGPTMLFYIMVVLCVSSSLADDYENLEHNPEPCMISDKKRACESFLFKHVNEHAPTSLDQNQWQIFIRNVINTCDRPVQSFVPFAEKQQVLNVCSPSGGKIYRGHLCVSKVEFSFTTVRVDNNCIVKSVKSEKKYLILGCDEIKNQCCPVHFESNPKNVGPADHSSDCKAPVFQDHVKFALSRPSLGLLVLTLLSAAFICCKCILKSKKSAEHKK, encoded by the exons GTACATGTAGAAGTGACCCTTGTGTTCAAACTCAGAAGCTCACCGAAATTCCTACTGGTTGAAAGGAAACCTCAGGGGGACCCTGCTGAGACCACAGAAAGCTGCTGCCTATCACGCTGCACTG GTAAAGGCCCCACTATGTTGTTCTACATCATGGTTGTCCTGTGTGTCTCGTCCTCTTTGGCTGATGACTATGAGAATTTGGAGCACAACCCAGAACCCTGCATGATATCAGACAAGAAACGTGCTTGTGAAAGCTTCCTGTTTAAACATGTAAACGAACACGCTCCAACAAGTCTGGACCAGAACCAGTGGCAGATTTTTATCCGCAATGTCATCAACACATGTGATCGACCAGTCCAGTCTTTTGTTCCCTTCGCTGAGAAACAACAAGTCCTCAATGTGTGCTCTCCTTCTGGGGGTAAAATATACCGTGGTCATCTGTGTGTTAGTAAAGTGGAGTTCAGCTTCACCACAGTGAGAGTGGACAACAACTGTATTGTGAAGAGCGTCAAGTCAGAGAAGAAATACCTCATCTTGGGCTGCGACGAGATCAAGAACCAATGCTGCCCGGTCCATTTTGAGTCCAACCCCAAAAATGTCGGCCCAGCTGACCACAGCTCAGATTGCAAAGCACCAGTATTTCAGGATCATGTGAAGTTTGCACTAAGTCGTCCTTCTCTCGGCCTTCTGGTCCTCACACTGCTGTCTGCAGCTTTTATCTGCTGCAAATGCATCTTAAAAAGCAAGAAGAGCGCAGAACACAAGAAATGA
- the LOC108437445 gene encoding tripartite motif-containing protein 35-like, translating to MSFKAFSEQDLSCPVCCEIFRDPVILSCSHSVCGSCLEKFWESKGSKECPLCKRKSSMDHPLTNLALKNLCEAFVQKKSPKASEEDETLCGLHSKELTLFCLDDQQPLCLDCSKIHTNHRFCALQEKADNFKTELSAALKSLKEKQKIFQDCKLNWDNTAEHIQNQAQDTERQIKEEFEKLHQFLRDEEAARITALRMEERQKSQMMKEKIEKMSREIETLSDTIRAIEEEMGAADVSFIRNYKATLERAQCKLQHPEKPSVELLHVAKYLSNLKYKAWKKMKEIVQYSPVTLDPNTAHPILILSDELTTVRLGNERQQLLDNPERFDHQRFVLGSVGFNSGVHSWDVEVGDSKFWGLGVIIESASRKANVDSRGGMWGMLFYNSVYAAGSLIGKRTPLPIQHKVQKITVKLDWNKGKLSFTDSLTNTHLYTVKQRFIEKVFPLFYVDEDDAVLKILPKSNL from the exons ATGTCTTTCAAAGCTTTCTCAGAGCAGGACCTCTCCTGTCCTGTGTGCTGTGAAATCTTCAGGGACCCTGTTATTCTCAGCTGTAGTCACAGTGTGTGTGGATCCTGTCTGGAGAAGTTCTGGGAGAGCAAAGGATCCAAAGAATGTCCGCTTTGCAAAAGAAAGTCTTCAATGGATCATCCTCTTACAAACTTGGCTTTGAAAAACCTGTGCGAGGCTTTTGTTCAGAAGAAAAGTCCAAAAGCTTCAGAAGAGGATGAGACACTCTGCGGTCTACACAGCAAGGAACTCACACTCTTCTGTCTGGATGATCAACAGCCTCTGTGCTTGGACTGTTCTAAGATACACACCAACCACAGATTCTGCGCCCTTCAGGAGAAAGCAGATAACTTCAAG aCTGAGCTTAGTgctgcactgaagtccctaAAGGAGAAACAGAAGATCTTTCAAGATTGTAAACTGAACTGGGACAACACTGCAGAACATATACAG AATCAGGCCCAGGACACAGAGAGGCAGATTAAGGAGGAGTTTGAGAAGCTCCACCAGTTTCTACGAGACGAAGAGGCAGCCAGGATAACAGCTCTCAGGATGGAAGAACGGCAGAAGAGTCAGATGATGAAGGAGAAGATTGAGAAGATGAGCAGAGAGATAGAAACACTTTCAGACACAATCAGAGCCATAGAAGAGGAGATGGGAGCGGCGGACGTCTCATTCATAAGA AACTACAAGGCCACACTGGAAAG AGCCCAATGTAAACTGCAGCATCCAGAGAAGCCTTCAGTAGAACTGCTTCATGTGGCGAAATATCTGAGTAACCTGAAGTACAAAGCCTGGAAGAAGATGAAGGAGATTGTTCAGTACT CTCCTGTAACTCTGGACCCCAACACGGCTCATCCTATACTCATTCTGTCTGACGAACTGACCACTGTGAGACTTGGGAATGAGAGACAGCAGCTTCTAGATAATCCAGAGAGATTTGATCATCAGCGTTTTGTCCTGGGATCGGTGGGCTTTAACTCGGGGGTACACTCCTGGGATGTTGAAGTGGGAGACAGTAAATTCTGGGGTCTGGGTGTGATCATAGAGTCTGCTAGTAGGAAAGCAAACGTGGACTCCAGGGGTGGAATGTGGGGGATGTTGTTTTATAACAGTGTATATGCAGCAGGGTCTTTAATAGGAAAACGCACCCCCCTCCCAATACAACACAAAGTCCAGAAGATCACAGTGAAGCTGGACTGGAACAAAGGAAAACTGTCCttcactgactctctcactaacacacacttatacactgTGAAACAAAGATTCATCGAGAAAGTCTTTCCATTGTTCTATGTTGATGAAGACGATGCTGTTCTTAAAATATTACCAAAGTCTAATCTGtaa
- the LOC108437452 gene encoding uncharacterized protein LOC108437452 isoform X1 has protein sequence MQVSTPHSNTVLLTNWRLICIKLHPQQVHVEVTLVFKLRSSPKFLLVERKPQGDPAETTESCCLSRCTGKGPTMLFYIMVVLCVSSSLADDYENLEHNPEPCMISDKKRACESFLFKHVNEHAPTSLDQNQWQIFIRNVINTCDRPVQSFVPFAEKQQVLNVCSPSGGKIYRGHLCVSKVEFSFTTVRVDNNCIVKSVKSEKKYLILGCDEIKNQCCPVHFESNPKNVGPADHSSDCKAPVFQDHVKFALSRPSLGLLVLTLLSAAFICCKCILKSKKSAEHKK, from the exons ATGCAGGTTTCAACACCTCACTCAAACACTGTACTTCTCACTAACTGGAGGCTAATCTGCATAAAGCTCCACCCCCAACAGGTACATGTAGAAGTGACCCTTGTGTTCAAACTCAGAAGCTCACCGAAATTCCTACTGGTTGAAAGGAAACCTCAGGGGGACCCTGCTGAGACCACAGAAAGCTGCTGCCTATCACGCTGCACTG GTAAAGGCCCCACTATGTTGTTCTACATCATGGTTGTCCTGTGTGTCTCGTCCTCTTTGGCTGATGACTATGAGAATTTGGAGCACAACCCAGAACCCTGCATGATATCAGACAAGAAACGTGCTTGTGAAAGCTTCCTGTTTAAACATGTAAACGAACACGCTCCAACAAGTCTGGACCAGAACCAGTGGCAGATTTTTATCCGCAATGTCATCAACACATGTGATCGACCAGTCCAGTCTTTTGTTCCCTTCGCTGAGAAACAACAAGTCCTCAATGTGTGCTCTCCTTCTGGGGGTAAAATATACCGTGGTCATCTGTGTGTTAGTAAAGTGGAGTTCAGCTTCACCACAGTGAGAGTGGACAACAACTGTATTGTGAAGAGCGTCAAGTCAGAGAAGAAATACCTCATCTTGGGCTGCGACGAGATCAAGAACCAATGCTGCCCGGTCCATTTTGAGTCCAACCCCAAAAATGTCGGCCCAGCTGACCACAGCTCAGATTGCAAAGCACCAGTATTTCAGGATCATGTGAAGTTTGCACTAAGTCGTCCTTCTCTCGGCCTTCTGGTCCTCACACTGCTGTCTGCAGCTTTTATCTGCTGCAAATGCATCTTAAAAAGCAAGAAGAGCGCAGAACACAAGAAATGA
- the LOC119263057 gene encoding uncharacterized protein LOC119263057 isoform X1, producing the protein MSTSLKSPKWIMLTALIFHLCAANRQLGPKLGPAPAPDLDSELITYDPNSAPCKPSSNRYMNKRFNQHHFCTLNSYGTDHKLWTKFIKDHKVCNYKSGIKSFLDNSEKNQVEDVCSPSGGKLFERHTNLCISKQAFCFIEVRWDDNCEVWKVSNVTQHIILACDEIRRKCLPVHFEKNPQNSQPHEKSLKCSSSEEEGSVQVE; encoded by the exons ATGAGTACCAGCCTG AAGTCTCCAAAATGGATAATGCTCACCGCTCTCATCTTCCACCTGTGTGCGGCTAACCGACAGCTGGGACCCAAACTTGGACCTGCACCTGCACCAGACCTGGACTCTGAGCTAATTACCTACGATCCCAACTCTGCACCCTGCAAGCCTTCGTCTAACAGGTACATGAACAAGAGGTTCAATCAGCACCATTTCTGCACGCTTAACTCATACGGAACTGACCATAAACTGTGGACTAAGTTCATTAAAGACCACAAAGTCTGCAATTACAAAAGTGGCATAAAGAGCTTTCTGGACAATAGTGAGAAAAACCAAGTGGAAGATGTCTGCTCACCATCTGGGGGCAAACTCTTTGAAAGACACACGAACCTGTGCATCAGCAAACAGGCTTTCTGTTTCATTGAGGTGCGCTGGGACGACAACTGTGAAGTCTGGAAAGTTAGCAATGTGACCCAGCACATCATCCTTGCTTGTGATGAGATTAGGAGGAAATGCCTCCCTGTTCATTTTGAAAAGAACCCTCAGAACTCCCAGCCACATGAGAAATCCCTGAAATGCAGCAGCTCTGAGGAGGAGGGCTCGGTCCAGGTTGAGTGA